One Peptostreptococcus equinus genomic window carries:
- a CDS encoding sensor histidine kinase yields MNMTLYLIMVFMILSWIISLMLYKQKKELNIFVRDLMNVSTKVKSMNFDTRMAMTQNIDNNRFAENYNEMIDMLDRTFEQVEDKNRQLNTIIRSVTNGILVVDISNRIFIINKPAKKILDIPFDQKVEGKVFSNIIKNKEILDFIEFNSDSKESVSRDLRMRDGKILKIKIDPIKNNSKNEVTVSSVINIEDITEKMKLESMRKDFAANVSHELKTPLTSIQGFIETLKENDDNISPEMRKRFLNIIDSESSRLKILINDILLLSSIEGGKDIKKEWINIEDINEEIFALLKCKKNENEIKLFVEYLNENEMFYTYSQYFKELLINLISNGIKYNKPGGYVKVTYYDDRSFLYISVEDNGIGIAEEDMHRIFERFYRVSKSRNKEIEGTGLGLAIIKHIIISLNGKIEVESKLGEGSKFTVKLPKVYKSDNS; encoded by the coding sequence ATGAATATGACGCTTTATTTAATAATGGTTTTTATGATTTTATCTTGGATTATTTCATTGATGTTATACAAGCAAAAAAAAGAACTAAATATATTTGTGAGAGACTTGATGAATGTATCAACTAAGGTTAAAAGTATGAACTTTGATACTAGAATGGCTATGACTCAAAATATTGATAATAATAGATTTGCTGAAAATTATAACGAAATGATTGATATGTTAGATAGGACATTTGAACAAGTCGAAGATAAAAATAGGCAATTAAATACCATAATAAGATCTGTGACTAATGGTATATTAGTGGTTGATATTAGTAACAGAATTTTTATAATAAATAAACCAGCTAAGAAAATACTAGATATACCATTTGATCAAAAAGTAGAGGGAAAAGTATTTTCCAATATAATAAAAAATAAAGAAATATTAGATTTTATAGAATTTAATTCAGACTCTAAAGAAAGTGTATCTAGAGACCTAAGAATGCGTGATGGCAAAATACTTAAAATAAAGATAGATCCAATAAAAAATAATAGTAAAAATGAAGTCACAGTATCATCTGTTATAAATATTGAAGATATAACAGAAAAAATGAAACTTGAAAGCATGAGAAAAGATTTTGCTGCAAATGTAAGTCATGAATTAAAGACACCATTAACTTCAATACAAGGTTTTATTGAAACCTTAAAGGAAAATGATGATAATATCAGCCCGGAAATGAGAAAAAGATTTTTAAATATTATCGATAGTGAGTCTAGCAGGTTAAAAATTTTGATTAATGATATATTGCTACTTTCTTCGATCGAAGGTGGCAAAGATATTAAAAAAGAGTGGATTAATATTGAAGATATTAATGAAGAGATTTTTGCCTTGTTAAAATGTAAGAAAAATGAAAATGAAATTAAACTATTTGTTGAATATCTGAATGAAAATGAAATGTTTTATACCTATTCTCAGTATTTTAAAGAACTTCTTATTAATTTAATAAGTAATGGAATTAAATATAATAAGCCAGGCGGTTATGTAAAAGTAACGTATTATGATGATAGAAGTTTTCTTTATATTAGTGTAGAAGATAATGGCATAGGTATAGCTGAAGAAGATATGCATAGGATATTTGAAAGATTTTATAGAGTCAGCAAATCCAGAAATAAAGAAATAGAGGGTACAGGATTGGGGCTTGCAATAATAAAGCATATTATAATATCGCTAAATGGAAAAATAGAAGTAGAATCAAAATTAGGAGAAGGTTCAAAATTCACGGTTAAACTACCAAAGGTTTATAAAAGTGATAATAGCTAG
- the der gene encoding ribosome biogenesis GTPase Der, whose protein sequence is MSKDNRPIVAVVGRPNVGKSTIFNKLTGTKISIVEDTPGVTRDRIFGEVEWLNNYFTIIDTGGLEPESDDIIISQMRNQAMLAVDMAHVILFVVDGKGGLTAADKEVADILRRTKKPVILVVNKIDSKSQMNNLYDFYELGIGNPMPISGANGIGLGDLLDEILEQMPGGLNTEYDEDVIRVAITGKPNAGKSSILNNILGEERVIVSPIAGTTRDAIDTYFEKGENKFLLIDTAGIRRKSKVYENVERFSVIRSMSAVDRADVVLIVIDATEGVTEQDTKIAGIAHDEGKACIFVVNKWDLIEKDNKTMGNYKMDIRQKFPFMAYAPIEFVSAVTNQRINKILDTVLMVSNEQNKRISTSQLNQVIGEAVMLNQPPSDKGKRLKIYYGTQTGVKPPTFTLFINDKELTHFSYTRYMENRFRENFGFEGTSIRIDYKEKRR, encoded by the coding sequence TTGAGTAAAGATAATAGACCAATAGTGGCAGTTGTAGGACGACCAAATGTAGGTAAGTCTACTATATTTAACAAATTAACAGGAACAAAAATATCTATAGTGGAGGACACTCCTGGGGTTACTAGGGATAGAATATTTGGAGAGGTAGAGTGGTTGAATAACTACTTTACGATAATTGATACAGGTGGATTAGAACCTGAATCTGATGATATCATTATATCTCAGATGAGAAATCAGGCTATGCTAGCTGTGGATATGGCACATGTTATATTATTTGTAGTAGATGGCAAAGGTGGACTTACAGCAGCAGATAAGGAAGTAGCTGATATATTGAGAAGAACAAAAAAACCAGTTATTTTAGTAGTAAATAAAATAGATTCAAAAAGCCAGATGAATAATTTATATGATTTTTATGAATTAGGAATTGGAAATCCAATGCCAATCTCAGGAGCGAATGGCATTGGATTAGGTGATTTACTAGATGAAATATTAGAGCAGATGCCTGGAGGGCTTAATACAGAGTATGATGAAGATGTAATTAGAGTTGCTATAACGGGTAAACCAAATGCGGGTAAGAGTTCTATTCTTAATAATATACTTGGAGAAGAAAGAGTAATTGTATCACCAATAGCAGGCACTACTAGAGATGCAATAGATACATACTTTGAAAAGGGTGAAAATAAATTTCTTTTAATTGATACTGCAGGTATTAGAAGGAAAAGTAAAGTATATGAAAATGTTGAAAGATTTTCAGTTATAAGATCTATGAGTGCCGTGGATAGAGCAGATGTAGTTCTTATTGTAATTGATGCTACCGAAGGTGTTACAGAGCAGGATACAAAAATAGCAGGTATAGCACATGATGAAGGTAAGGCATGTATATTTGTAGTAAATAAATGGGATTTGATAGAAAAAGATAATAAGACAATGGGCAATTATAAGATGGACATTCGTCAAAAGTTTCCATTTATGGCATATGCTCCAATAGAGTTTGTATCTGCTGTTACAAATCAGAGAATTAATAAAATTTTGGATACAGTTCTTATGGTATCTAATGAGCAAAACAAGAGAATATCTACATCTCAATTAAATCAAGTGATTGGTGAAGCTGTAATGCTAAATCAACCACCTTCTGATAAAGGCAAGAGATTGAAGATTTACTATGGAACTCAGACAGGTGTAAAGCCTCCAACATTTACATTGTTTATAAATGATAAAGAGCTTACACATTTCTCATATACTAGATATATGGAAAATAGATTTAGAGAAAATTTTGGGTTTGAAGGTACATCTATTAGAATTGATTATAAAGAGAAAAGAAGATAA
- the plsY gene encoding glycerol-3-phosphate 1-O-acyltransferase PlsY, producing the protein MLIFLLILIISYLFGNIPSSVLVGKYFGIDIRTKGSKNPGATNTLRTLGLKAGLIAFLGDFFKGTVAVLVSIFIAKTLNGDIYMAKYISALAVVCGHNWPFTLNFKGGKGVATTYGALMAISPLVTVTSMIFFIVVVAVTKYVSLGSMLGVTLFVILMAIRGDYGGVWVCTLLTLSVLYKHRQNIKRLINGNESRFSLKKNK; encoded by the coding sequence ATGTTAATATTTTTATTGATACTTATAATTTCTTATTTATTCGGTAATATACCAAGTTCGGTATTAGTAGGCAAATATTTTGGTATAGATATAAGAACAAAGGGATCTAAAAATCCTGGTGCTACTAATACTCTTAGAACACTTGGGTTAAAAGCTGGATTAATAGCTTTTTTAGGAGATTTTTTTAAAGGAACAGTTGCTGTATTGGTATCAATTTTTATAGCTAAGACTTTAAATGGAGATATTTATATGGCAAAGTATATATCAGCTTTGGCTGTGGTATGTGGGCATAACTGGCCGTTCACTTTAAATTTTAAAGGTGGGAAGGGTGTTGCTACTACATATGGTGCACTTATGGCTATATCGCCACTTGTAACTGTTACAAGCATGATATTTTTTATAGTTGTAGTTGCAGTTACAAAATATGTATCTTTAGGGTCTATGTTAGGGGTGACTTTATTTGTTATTCTTATGGCCATAAGGGGAGATTACGGTGGTGTGTGGGTATGTACACTTCTTACATTGTCCGTATTATATAAGCATAGACAGAATATAAAAAGGTTGATTAATGGAAATGAAAGTAGATTTAGTCTGAAAAAAAATAAATAG
- a CDS encoding NAD(P)H-dependent glycerol-3-phosphate dehydrogenase: protein MNKVCVLGAGSWGSALAMVLASNNNDVFIWTRRQEQADEINNEHTNESYLPKIKLSGKIKATCDIKKAVVDSELIVLALPSQKIRFLCKEIKDIVNEKQILINVAKGIEYDTGKRISQICEEELPNNPYCMLSGPSHAEEVSVNMPTALVSASKDIVISRIVQDYFMNEYLRVYTNTDLIGVELGGATKNIIAFGAGILDGMGYGDNSKAALITRGINEICRFGKEMGADVSTFLGLTGVGDLVVTCTSMHSRNRRAGILIGKGKSLEETKKEIKMVVEGITATEAVYNMAQDLNIDMPITNAIYKTIHMGLDPNESIKELMGRAKKHENENKLVL from the coding sequence ATGAATAAAGTTTGTGTATTGGGAGCTGGAAGCTGGGGAAGTGCTTTAGCTATGGTATTGGCTTCAAATAATAATGATGTTTTTATTTGGACAAGAAGACAAGAACAGGCAGATGAGATAAATAATGAGCACACTAATGAAAGTTATTTACCAAAAATAAAACTTTCGGGTAAGATAAAGGCAACATGTGATATAAAAAAAGCCGTTGTTGATTCTGAACTAATTGTTTTGGCTTTACCATCACAAAAAATAAGATTCCTATGCAAAGAGATAAAAGATATAGTAAATGAAAAACAAATACTTATAAATGTAGCAAAAGGTATAGAATACGATACAGGCAAAAGAATATCACAAATTTGTGAAGAAGAATTGCCAAATAATCCGTACTGTATGCTTTCTGGTCCATCTCACGCGGAAGAAGTATCTGTTAATATGCCAACAGCACTAGTATCAGCTTCAAAAGATATTGTAATATCAAGAATAGTACAGGATTATTTTATGAATGAATACTTGAGAGTATACACTAATACTGATTTAATAGGAGTTGAATTGGGCGGTGCTACAAAAAATATAATTGCTTTTGGTGCAGGTATTTTAGATGGAATGGGTTATGGAGATAACTCAAAGGCCGCTCTAATTACGAGGGGTATAAATGAAATATGTAGATTCGGTAAGGAAATGGGAGCTGATGTAAGTACTTTTTTAGGACTTACTGGAGTTGGCGATTTAGTAGTCACATGTACTAGTATGCATTCAAGAAATAGAAGAGCTGGAATATTAATTGGAAAGGGAAAATCCCTTGAAGAAACTAAAAAAGAAATAAAAATGGTTGTAGAGGGAATAACTGCAACAGAGGCGGTATATAATATGGCCCAAGATTTAAATATAGATATGCCAATTACAAATGCAATATATAAAACGATACATATGGGACTAGATCCGAATGAATCTATAAAGGAATTGATGGGTAGAGCAAAAAAACATGAAAATGAAAATAAATTAGTATTATAA
- a CDS encoding YggS family pyridoxal phosphate-dependent enzyme: MTNIKESIENIRKSIVEVCQKSGRNPDDVMLLAVTKTVDVDIIEDAINYGITQVGENKPQELKRKYEILGDKVKWHQIGSLQSNKVKYIIDKVELIHSLDRVSLAEEIDARAKNIGRTINCLVQVNISGEESKHGLDPDEAVEFIKKCSKNYKNIKIKGLMTMAPYDVEEDEIRKIFRGLKNLSIKIENEKIHNIDMTELSMGMSGDYKIAIEEGATIVRIGTSLFGKRNYNV, encoded by the coding sequence ATGACTAATATCAAAGAAAGCATTGAAAATATAAGAAAATCTATAGTAGAAGTCTGTCAAAAGTCAGGAAGAAATCCTGATGATGTCATGCTTTTAGCTGTTACTAAAACGGTGGATGTAGATATTATAGAAGATGCTATTAACTATGGTATTACACAAGTTGGCGAGAATAAGCCACAAGAGTTAAAAAGAAAATATGAAATACTTGGAGATAAAGTAAAGTGGCATCAAATAGGAAGCCTACAGTCAAATAAGGTCAAGTATATTATTGATAAAGTTGAACTTATACATTCTTTAGATAGGGTATCCTTAGCTGAAGAAATTGATGCAAGGGCTAAAAATATTGGCAGAACCATAAATTGTTTGGTTCAAGTAAATATTTCAGGTGAAGAATCAAAGCATGGTCTAGATCCTGATGAAGCCGTAGAATTTATTAAAAAGTGTTCTAAAAATTATAAAAACATTAAAATAAAGGGCCTAATGACTATGGCACCTTATGATGTTGAGGAAGATGAAATCAGAAAAATATTTAGAGGATTAAAAAATCTATCTATAAAAATAGAAAATGAGAAAATACACAATATTGATATGACTGAGTTATCAATGGGTATGAGTGGCGATTATAAAATTGCCATTGAAGAGGGTGCAACTATTGTTAGAATAGGTACATCACTATTTGGAAAAAGAAATTACAATGTCTAA
- a CDS encoding cell division protein SepF, producing MAGIKEKMGKIKNWMVIDEDHSEEEYEAYDEYDEVEDYENDYDEFDDDLNNLAYSGISSNRVPEYQSHNQMKVVIVEPKVYDDAATIADHLRLRKTVIVNLESMTQQNTKKSIFDFMNGAVYVLDGDIQRVSKSIFILAPKNVDIDANIKKELESKAIFPWQNSK from the coding sequence ATGGCAGGTATTAAGGAAAAAATGGGAAAAATAAAGAATTGGATGGTAATTGATGAGGACCATTCAGAAGAAGAATACGAAGCGTATGATGAATATGATGAAGTAGAAGATTATGAAAATGATTACGATGAGTTTGATGATGATTTAAATAACTTAGCATATTCAGGTATTTCTTCTAACAGAGTACCAGAATACCAAAGTCATAATCAGATGAAAGTAGTTATAGTTGAGCCTAAGGTATATGATGATGCAGCTACTATAGCAGATCATCTTAGACTTAGAAAAACTGTAATAGTTAATTTAGAAAGCATGACACAGCAAAACACAAAGAAATCTATATTTGACTTTATGAATGGTGCTGTATATGTATTGGATGGAGATATACAGAGAGTTTCAAAATCAATATTTATTTTAGCTCCTAAAAATGTTGATATAGATGCAAATATAAAAAAGGAATTAGAAAGTAAAGCGATTTTTCCTTGGCAGAACAGTAAATAA
- a CDS encoding YggT family protein: MYVIKVALHYLIQIIIWAIIIKSLMSWFPGAMYSKAYEILDEFTSPIETPIRRIMGKYSSGPLDFSPMIAIFVLVIISNLIARFL, encoded by the coding sequence ATGTATGTAATAAAAGTAGCATTGCACTATTTAATACAGATTATTATTTGGGCAATTATAATTAAATCTTTGATGTCATGGTTTCCAGGTGCAATGTACTCAAAGGCGTATGAAATATTAGATGAGTTTACTAGTCCTATAGAGACGCCAATAAGGCGTATAATGGGTAAATATTCAAGTGGACCTCTTGATTTTTCGCCTATGATAGCAATATTTGTACTCGTGATTATCAGCAACTTAATAGCTAGATTTTTATAG
- a CDS encoding RNA-binding protein has translation MRKDILTRHIRDDELKIKMYKIVDICNNVLKTHIPKHSEFLNPFEIKNAIAIVNSDRDLSYKILGGYENAQRAIIYVYPYYLEPEDQKLPLSFLRADGNFKFSTLSHRSYLGSLMSLGIKREKIGDLLVHSDFCQMIVDSDIEDFLIYNFDRVSHNRIKLSKIRENDILIPKQEYIDKQFSVSSLRIDNIIAGAFDLSRSDALKYITSEYVFVDYEKIDSPSKIISESSLISVRKKGKFIIDNIGDGLSKKGKIRVRIKIFK, from the coding sequence ATGCGAAAAGATATATTAACAAGACATATAAGAGATGATGAATTAAAAATAAAAATGTACAAAATCGTTGATATATGTAACAACGTTTTAAAAACTCATATACCAAAACACAGTGAGTTTTTAAATCCATTTGAAATAAAAAATGCTATAGCCATAGTAAATTCAGATAGAGATTTGTCCTACAAGATATTAGGCGGATATGAGAATGCTCAAAGAGCAATTATATATGTATATCCATACTATTTAGAACCAGAAGATCAGAAATTGCCACTATCATTTTTAAGAGCAGATGGTAATTTTAAATTTTCAACGCTTAGTCACAGGTCATATTTAGGATCTTTGATGTCTTTAGGAATAAAAAGAGAAAAAATTGGTGATTTACTAGTTCATAGTGATTTTTGTCAAATGATAGTTGATTCTGATATAGAAGATTTTTTGATATACAATTTTGACAGAGTCTCACATAATAGAATAAAATTGAGTAAGATTAGAGAAAATGACATACTTATTCCAAAACAAGAATACATTGATAAACAGTTTTCAGTTAGCTCATTACGAATAGATAATATAATTGCAGGTGCATTTGACTTATCTAGGTCAGATGCATTAAAATATATTACATCGGAGTATGTGTTTGTTGACTATGAGAAAATTGATAGTCCGTCTAAAATTATTTCAGAAAGTTCCCTTATTTCTGTTAGAAAAAAAGGCAAATTTATTATAGATAATATAGGTGATGGACTTAGTAAAAAAGGTAAGATAAGAGTTAGAATTAAGATATTTAAATAA
- a CDS encoding DivIVA domain-containing protein: MITPDVVAAKDFKKGFRGYSESEVDIFLAELSVDYEAIFKENESLKEKLAMYKDQVSKYSSIEETLKETLITAQSAAEDTTNAANKKARIIVQEAELQARQIVDKANNRVVEIRNEYESLMKEFKVFRIKFKSLLEDELQNIDDIFRDVDAEKDFEKADISAQLEAGGTMRMQALEEVQDEEEKSMNLDIEEDFNEISEPDDNEVGSPEDIFNIK; encoded by the coding sequence ATGATAACACCAGATGTAGTGGCAGCAAAAGATTTTAAAAAGGGTTTTAGAGGATATAGTGAATCTGAGGTAGACATTTTTCTAGCGGAGTTAAGTGTAGATTATGAAGCAATCTTCAAAGAAAATGAGTCATTAAAAGAAAAGCTTGCTATGTATAAGGATCAAGTAAGTAAGTACTCTTCTATTGAAGAAACATTAAAGGAAACATTAATAACAGCACAAAGTGCTGCTGAAGATACTACTAATGCTGCAAATAAGAAAGCTAGAATAATAGTTCAAGAAGCCGAATTACAAGCTAGACAGATTGTAGATAAAGCTAATAATAGAGTAGTTGAAATAAGAAATGAATATGAATCTTTAATGAAAGAGTTCAAGGTATTTAGAATTAAATTTAAATCATTGTTAGAAGATGAGCTACAGAATATAGATGATATATTTAGAGATGTTGATGCAGAAAAAGATTTTGAAAAAGCTGATATATCTGCACAGTTAGAAGCTGGTGGAACAATGAGAATGCAAGCTTTAGAAGAAGTTCAAGATGAAGAAGAAAAATCAATGAACTTAGACATAGAAGAAGATTTCAATGAAATAAGTGAACCAGATGACAATGAAGTAGGATCTCCAGAAGATATATTTAATATTAAATAA
- the ileS gene encoding isoleucine--tRNA ligase, with translation MENKEVFRKLDDSGIAQSEEKTLKRWKEDNILERVLEKGKNDPTYVFFEGPPTANGNPGIHHVISRTLKDWVCRYKTMNGYRVPRKAGWDTHGLPVELQVEKELGLSDKKEIENYGIEEFCDRCRDSVFTYEKQWRDMTERMAYAVDLDNPYITLDNDYIETLWWILDKFNKDGLLYEGHKILPYCPRCGTGLASHEVAQGYKEVKTNTLVAKFKKKGTENEYFLAWTTTPWTLPSNVALTVNPEVDYIRAKKDDEIYYIAKELADKHLGEGEYEILETLKGKDLEYMEYEQLMPFVEVDKKAFFVNCADYVTTSDGTGIVHSAPAFGEDDYNTGRKYGMPFVKPVDSEGKFTATPWKGRFVMEEGLDVEIIKYLASENKLFSKIKMEHNYPHCWRCGTPLIYYANPGWYIEMTKLKDKLIANNKTVNWYPEFVGEGRFGNWLEELKDWAISRTRYWGTPLPVWKCDNEECDHQVSVGSRQELADLAIEEVDPKTIELHRPHIDNVHLRCEKCGGSMTRIPEVADCWFDSGSMPFAQWHFPFEHKEDFYKLFPADYICEGIDQTRGWFYSLLAVSSYITGKAPYKNVLVTDLVLDKDGKKMSKSKGNTINPFEMFDKYGVDALRWYLLYVSPPWTPIRFDEDGLKEIMSKFVGTYKNTYTFFTLYANTDGIHPNDFFVEYKDRPELDRWILSKFNNLKKEVEENLEIFEINKTIRRITEFLNDDLSNWYIRRSRRRFWGTELDQDKKSVYNTTYEILVDFSKMIAPFAPYLSEEIYRNLTGEYSVHCADYPKCNSELIDEELETKMDLTKNLVTLGRAARENSKIKVRQPIAEVLIDGKFESTMGDLVGLIKEELNVKNVHFVKDLGQYMNFTLKPNFKVLGPVLGKNVNAFGKVLAGLEAHETVNALESGQEITVEVAGQDFTFNKEHVIVQINSKEGFNVAMENNMFVILDTTLSDELVKEGLAREFISKIQQLRKSSEFEVLDNINIYYNGDQEVGEAINTFEEYIKSETLAVKIEKVEDDLEKQKLNDHETGIKVVRV, from the coding sequence ATGGAAAATAAAGAAGTCTTCAGAAAATTAGATGACAGTGGTATAGCACAGTCAGAAGAAAAAACATTAAAGAGATGGAAGGAAGATAATATTCTTGAAAGAGTATTAGAAAAAGGAAAAAATGATCCTACATATGTATTCTTTGAAGGTCCTCCAACAGCAAATGGAAATCCTGGTATACACCACGTAATATCTAGAACATTAAAAGACTGGGTATGTAGATACAAAACTATGAATGGTTATAGAGTACCAAGAAAAGCAGGGTGGGATACACATGGTTTACCAGTTGAATTGCAAGTTGAAAAAGAATTAGGTCTGTCGGATAAAAAAGAAATAGAAAACTACGGTATTGAAGAATTTTGCGACAGATGTAGAGATTCTGTGTTCACATATGAAAAGCAGTGGAGAGATATGACTGAAAGAATGGCATATGCTGTTGATTTAGATAATCCATATATCACTCTAGACAATGATTATATAGAAACACTATGGTGGATATTAGATAAATTTAATAAAGATGGTTTATTATATGAAGGGCATAAAATTTTACCATATTGTCCAAGGTGTGGAACAGGGCTTGCTTCACACGAAGTAGCTCAAGGTTACAAGGAAGTTAAGACTAATACACTTGTAGCAAAATTCAAGAAAAAAGGGACAGAAAATGAATATTTCCTAGCTTGGACGACAACTCCTTGGACACTACCATCAAATGTTGCTCTTACAGTTAATCCAGAAGTTGATTATATAAGAGCTAAAAAAGATGATGAAATATACTATATAGCTAAAGAATTAGCTGACAAACATTTAGGCGAAGGTGAATATGAAATACTTGAAACCCTAAAGGGAAAAGACCTTGAATACATGGAATACGAACAGTTAATGCCATTTGTAGAGGTAGACAAAAAGGCATTTTTCGTAAACTGTGCAGACTATGTTACAACTTCAGATGGTACTGGAATAGTTCACTCTGCACCAGCATTTGGTGAAGATGACTACAATACAGGTAGGAAATATGGTATGCCATTTGTAAAGCCAGTTGATTCAGAAGGAAAATTCACTGCTACGCCATGGAAAGGTAGATTTGTAATGGAAGAAGGCTTAGATGTTGAAATAATAAAATATCTAGCTTCTGAAAATAAATTATTCTCAAAAATAAAAATGGAACATAATTATCCACATTGTTGGAGATGCGGAACTCCATTAATTTACTATGCTAATCCAGGTTGGTATATAGAAATGACAAAGTTAAAGGATAAATTAATAGCAAATAATAAGACAGTTAATTGGTATCCAGAATTTGTTGGTGAAGGAAGATTTGGAAATTGGTTAGAAGAATTAAAGGATTGGGCAATATCTAGAACTAGATATTGGGGAACTCCACTTCCAGTATGGAAATGTGATAATGAAGAGTGTGATCATCAGGTATCTGTAGGCTCAAGACAAGAATTAGCAGATTTAGCAATAGAAGAGGTTGATCCAAAGACTATAGAGCTTCATAGACCTCATATAGATAATGTACATCTAAGATGTGAAAAATGTGGTGGCTCAATGACAAGAATACCTGAAGTTGCAGATTGCTGGTTTGATTCTGGATCAATGCCTTTCGCACAATGGCACTTCCCATTTGAACACAAGGAAGATTTTTATAAACTATTCCCAGCAGATTATATATGCGAAGGTATAGATCAGACAAGAGGATGGTTTTATTCATTATTAGCTGTATCATCATATATAACAGGAAAAGCTCCTTACAAAAATGTTCTTGTAACTGATTTGGTACTTGATAAAGATGGTAAGAAAATGTCTAAGTCAAAGGGTAATACTATTAATCCATTTGAAATGTTTGATAAATATGGTGTAGATGCTCTAAGGTGGTATCTATTATATGTATCTCCACCATGGACTCCGATTAGATTTGATGAAGATGGTTTAAAGGAAATTATGTCTAAGTTTGTAGGAACATATAAAAATACTTACACATTCTTCACTTTATATGCAAACACAGATGGTATACATCCAAATGACTTCTTTGTTGAGTACAAGGATAGACCAGAATTAGATAGATGGATACTTTCAAAATTCAACAACTTGAAAAAAGAAGTAGAAGAGAATCTTGAAATATTCGAAATAAATAAGACTATTAGAAGAATAACTGAATTCTTAAATGATGATTTATCAAATTGGTATATCAGAAGATCTAGAAGAAGATTCTGGGGAACTGAATTAGATCAAGACAAGAAATCAGTATACAATACAACTTACGAAATACTAGTTGATTTCTCAAAAATGATAGCACCATTTGCACCGTATCTATCTGAAGAAATATATAGAAACTTGACTGGTGAATATTCAGTTCATTGTGCTGATTATCCAAAATGTAATTCTGAATTGATAGATGAAGAGCTAGAAACTAAGATGGATCTTACAAAGAATCTTGTAACTCTTGGAAGAGCTGCTAGAGAAAATTCAAAGATAAAAGTAAGACAGCCAATAGCTGAAGTATTGATAGATGGTAAGTTTGAATCTACAATGGGTGACCTTGTTGGTCTAATCAAAGAAGAACTAAATGTAAAAAATGTTCACTTTGTTAAAGATTTAGGTCAGTATATGAACTTCACATTAAAGCCAAACTTTAAGGTATTGGGACCTGTACTTGGTAAAAATGTAAATGCATTTGGTAAGGTATTGGCAGGGCTAGAAGCTCATGAAACTGTAAATGCACTTGAATCAGGTCAGGAAATTACAGTAGAAGTAGCCGGTCAAGACTTTACTTTTAACAAGGAACATGTTATTGTTCAAATAAATTCTAAGGAAGGATTTAATGTAGCAATGGAAAATAACATGTTTGTAATCCTAGATACTACATTAAGTGATGAGTTAGTAAAGGAAGGTCTAGCTAGAGAATTTATATCTAAGATTCAGCAACTTAGAAAATCAAGTGAATTTGAAGTGCTAGATAATATCAATATCTACTATAATGGAGATCAAGAAGTAGGTGAAGCAATAAATACTTTTGAAGAATATATCAAGTCAGAAACACTTGCTGTAAAGATTGAAAAAGTAGAAGATGATTTAGAAAAGCAAAAATTAAATGACCATGAAACTGGAATAAAAGTTGTAAGAGTTTAA